TTCGCCCGGCGGTCGGCCTCCGATCGCGCCTCCTCCTCCACCAAACGGATTCGCTTCGCCGCCTCATGCCGCGACTCATCGACCATCTGCTCCACAAGCGCCCGCTTCGCCTCCTCCCTGGTCAGCCCTGCGACCCGCTCCAGTTGTTTGCGCGTTTCCTCCAGCAGCCTGCCAGCCTCGTCCCGCTGCTGCGCCAACGCCTGCTCCTGATCGCGCAGGGTCTGCTCACGCCTCCCGCTGTCGGCCTCCCTTTTCTCAACCTGCTCACCTCGCTTCTCGAGGCTCTCCTCACGTTGCACCAGACGGCGCTCCATCTGGCTCAGTTCCCGCCGCCGCTCGCGCGACTCCTTCTCTGCGTCGGCACGGGCCTGGACCAGCATCTCCTTCGCCTTTATCTCCGCCTCGCGCCGAATGCTCTCCGCCTCGGTCCTTGACTCCGCAACCGTCCGCTGAGCGGTCTCCACGGCACCCGCCGTACGGTGACGGACCTGCTGACGGCGAAACATCTCGAACAGCAGCGCCAGCCCTGAGGCAAGGACCAGAACCGCCAATACGGTGAACATCATCTCACCCATGTCGGGATAACCCTCCTTTCTGTATCCGGCCCGTCGAACGAGTGACCCTTGTCGTGGCACACGTCACGACACGACGTTCCGTGATCACGTAGTGGACAGGAACATCCCACGGATCACACGGGATTCTGCGGTACTCCTGGAACTCATACCCTATCCCTACAACGGCAACGTCCTGGTGCAGCCCCGCCAATACCCTATCGTAGAAACCACCGCCGCGCCCCAGACGGCAACCCGTGCTATCCCAGGCTACAAGCGGAACCAGAACTATTGCCGGTGGCGACGGCACCGTGGCGCGGCTGGCGCTCGGCTCCAAAATCCCACCGTGCCCCGCAAACAAGGGCTCCCCTTGCTCCCACCTAACGAACCCCGAGCACCCCTGGTGAGGAAGCAAGATCATCCGCCCGGAGGCCGCCACGTCGGCGACAACACGGTCGACCGGGATTTCGCCATCCGTTGCGACGTAGGCAGCCACCGCCCGCGCCTCCCTGTAAGCGCCAAATGCCAGCACGCGGCTGGCAACTGCGAGCGCGGCACCCCCGATCTGATCCTCGGACAAGCGGGCACGTTGCGCCCGAAGGACCCGTCGGATCGCTGCCTTCTTGTCACTCATGTCCGGTCAAAGCGACCGGGCGAAGCTACTCCGGAGGGGATCTGAGGAGACGGGGCATTTAACCGCTACCCACGCCGTTCGCTAGGTACGGATTTCATCCTAAGAGGCTCGCGGCCTCCTTCGTACCGACCACGCGCACACTGGACGGCCGATCGTGCCAACCACATCTATCCCCGCGCATCTCCTCTTTCGACTGGTAACGCACCTAATGTCGATGACCGAAACCTAGTCCAACGCCCGCATCCCACCCTCACATCCGCTCTTGTGGGTCACGGCCGACTTGCGGCTTCCTGACACGTCCAACGCCCCTATTTGGCCGCACTCCGCATCCGCGGAAACGCCGTCATTCCGGACCGCACCTCGATGGCTTCGCCAAGTCGCGATGCTCTCTCCTTTCCATACCGGCAGTCTCAACCGCCGAGTTGGTCGACGATGCGCCGAGACAGCCGGTCTAAGGCCCGAGAAACTTCCTCTTGTTCCTCCCTTAGTTTCCAATATTCGCTGGCTATATTCAACGCCGCGAGGATTGCCGTGCCAGTACCGGAACCACCACTCCCTCCCGCCGTCAACTCCCGCATGCGATCGTTCAGGTAATCGACGACCCGCCGGAGGTGCACCTCGCCGTCGTCGCTCGTGACGCTGAGGCGCTGCCCCATTATCTCGACGTCGATAGCGGTCTTCATTGGTTAGGCCAAATCTAAACCATCCAGTCGACTCAGAATTCTTTCGAGACGCGCCTTGATCTCTGCCCGCTCCAGTTCGTATCGCTTCAATTGCGCCGCTACCTCCGCGAGTTGGCGCTCCTGCTCGCGGACACGCTCGGCAAGGGCGGCCTGTTCGTCCTTCGCGCGCCGATGTTGGTCGACAAACTGGCCGATCCTAGCCTCAAGGACCTTCAAACTATCCAGCGACATAGGCGTAGATGCCTAGGAATTGCGAGACGTTACGTGCGATCACCCGGGGTGTCAAGCAGAATTCGCAACAGCAGAGTTCGCCCCGGTGGGCGGCGCCGGGGCCAGCATGGCCTCGACGAATTCGACCGCGTCAAACGGCGCCAGATCGTCAAGCTTCTCCCCGAGGCCCACGAACCGAATCGGTATTCCCAGCTCGGATCGGATGGCCACGACCGACCCGCCTTTCGCCGTTCCGTCCAACTTCGTCAGCACTATGCCCGTCACCTGCAATGCTTCCTCGAAGACCCGAGCTTGCGCGATCGCGTTCTGACCGGTTGTGGCATCCAACACGAGAAGCACCTCGTGCGGTGCGCCATCTATCTGCCTGCCGATAACCCGAA
This sequence is a window from Candidatus Binatia bacterium. Protein-coding genes within it:
- a CDS encoding cell division protein ZapA, yielding MKTAIDVEIMGQRLSVTSDDGEVHLRRVVDYLNDRMRELTAGGSGGSGTGTAILAALNIASEYWKLREEQEEVSRALDRLSRRIVDQLGG
- the zapB gene encoding cell division protein ZapB, translating into MSLDSLKVLEARIGQFVDQHRRAKDEQAALAERVREQERQLAEVAAQLKRYELERAEIKARLERILSRLDGLDLA